In the Primulina tabacum isolate GXHZ01 chromosome 15, ASM2559414v2, whole genome shotgun sequence genome, TGTCATTCGAATGCATGAGGTTGGTATTTAACTTGTCAAGCCAACTTTGTCCAAACCTGTTAATTGATTTGAGTTATTTGTACTTCAGATCATGGCCAGCAAGTCAAAGATATTCATCGTGATGGAATTTGTCAATGGTGGTGAACTCtttgacaaaattgtaagttACGAGCATTATTCGCTGTCGATGTGTAATTATGACAGATTGGCTACAAGGAATGTAACTGATGACAATACACCTTATGGTTTCTTGAGGCCAGGCTACTAGAGGCAGGCTCGGAGAAGATGAAGCtagaaaatattttcagcagCTAGTTAATGCTGTAGATTACTGCCACAGTAGAGGTGTTTATCATAGAGACCTTAAGGTAAGCTTCTAATTTTCCTGTTAATCTTGGAACATCTCAGGAAAGAGTCGCTCACAACAGTCTTGATAGTTGATGGTTGATACAATCTTGAATTcaaattgtattttatttttattaatatatagcCGGAGAACCTGTTGCTTAATGTCAATGGAGTCCTTAAAGTCTCTGACTTTGGATTAAGTGCACTATCTCAGCAAGTTTGGGTAAGTACGATTTTTCTTTATCCCTCTGCTGTAATTTAGGGTCACCTTGTCAAGATCTTAATCTAGCCTAACTCAAGATGTTATTTGTGATTGAAGTTCAATTTTATTATCTTGTTGCCAGGAAGATGGCTTACTTCACACAGCATGTGGAACACCCAACTATGTTGCTCCAGAGGTTTGCAATTAGCTTTTGGTGCATTATGTTTTCCAGTTCTTTTCAATCTAAGACTTTTAATCATCTAACCAAATTATCTAGGTGATTAAAAGTAAGGGTTATGATGGAGCTAAAGCAGATATTTGGTCATGTGGTGTCGTACTTTTTGTTCTTATGGCTGGTTATTTACCTTTTGAAGAATCAAATCTTATGGTATTGTACAAAAAGGTAACATTCATTCTATATTACTCTGCTTAACATGAAATCTGTCATCTTGAATTTGTAATATGTTACAAAAAGGTAACATTCCATTCTATATTACccggaatttttttttaatatttgtgtTTTTAATGCTCAACCAACACTAATCTccatttcaaatcatgtcagaTATTTGCAGCGCAGTTCATATGCCCCCCTTGGTTTTCTACCAGCTCCAAGAATTTGCTCAAAAGAATATTGGATCCCAATCCATTGACTGTATGTCCACTTCTTCATGCTGTTTACATATGACCCTTCGAGCAGAGCCAGACGAAGAGAATGACGAagtgttttagcattttcagtCTGAAAATCTGTGTTTGTTGCAGCTAATTTACTAAAATTCGCTGATCTTTATTTCATGCCAATTGTAACTTATTTTCGTGATTTTGCCATGTGGAACAGAGGATCACAATTGCTGAGGTTCTCGAAAATGGGTGGTTCAAGAAAGGATACAAGAAACCTATATTTGAATGCGAGGAAGTTGCTCTTGACGATGTTGATGCTCTTTTTAATGAATCAGCGGTGGGTTTCTGATGTagcttttattatttaaatgttaaaGATAGATGTAATAAACTATTCTTTTTTTGCATTCAGGACTCACCGAACTTTGTTGTGGAAATGCAAGAGGAACAACAACCTACCCCACCACTGCTCATGACTGCCTTCGAGCTAATCTCCTTCTCACAGGGTCTCAATCTCAATTCTCTTTTTGAAAAGCAAATGGTATGTAAATGTATGAACTAGAAATTATAGTTGCAGTAGAGTGGTGGAGTCACTCTATTTTAAGAAGCCATAGAATATGCCCAACACTTTAGATGGCTACAGGGGTTTGCTGAGCGAGAAACGAGATTTGCATCCAAATGTTCTGCAAATGAGATTGCTTCAAAACTTGAGCAAGCTGCTGGTTCCTTGGGTTTTGATGTGAAGAAGAAGAACTACAAGGTGATTCACATTTTTTCTGTTTCCAACCACCACCTTTTCTCATTTTGGTCATGATTGCTAAACAGGTGGATGGAATATTTTTTGGAGGGCTGTGGTTTCCTTTTGCATGTTTCCCAGGCACATGCTACCCTTGACTCTTGTTATTATCTTCAGATCATGTTAGCAACTATGTGACAAAATTGTGGAGCGAAGTAGGAGCATAGAACGAGAGCGAGTGGTCGTTGTAATTCATATTATTTTGACTAAAATTAGTGACAAACTATAACTTTTGATTTAAGTTACTTTAATGGGCtacttatcatcaaaatcaagtcTCGAGTCTGAACTCTTTTTAATGTTCAGATGAAACTTCATGGGGAAAAGTCTGGGCGCAAGGGTCACCTGTCAATTGCAACAGAGGTATGTTGTTTGAAGGTCCTTCTGAGAAATGGCCTTGAGGTTTATCTtgcaaaatgaaaaatgttgatgtTTTATTTGATTGATTGTATTTATCTTCTGTGAAATGCCCTTACAGATTTTTGAGGTGGCTCCTTCACTTCACATTGTTCAGCTTCACAAGACTGGTGGAGATACATTAGAGTTTCACAAGGTAATAACACTTCAACTTTATTTCCTTATAAATTCATTGCAGATGTTCTATTGTACTTACAGGTTTTGTTGTTACTGGTGACCTTAAAAGATGGAACTACTGGTTTGAAGATATAATTGATTGACTTTTGGGATGATTGAGGTTTAATTTGATATTTGTCAAAGAATTTTCTTGGAAATATATCAAGTAAACCTTTTCTGGATAAATTTAGTTCATATAATTGATGTCTTCTAGTTAAACTTAAGGAACTGAATATAGAAACagagaaaaaaaataacataGATTTAAATTCATACAAATTCTTTTATGATCACTTGAATCTCTGTTCGCAGTTTTACAAGAACCTGTCAGCTGGGTTGAAAGATATTGTATGGAAAACTGACGATGGGGTGAATATTGAAGCGAATAATGGTAAGTGTGATTGGGTGAAGATGAGCATTccataatatgatataatattttCTACAATGAATATGATCAATTTTCACGCCACGTCAGATGAGTGAACTGAAACGAGTTTGATACACTGGAAGACAAAATGATACATATGCTTCTTCTCATTTCTGAAAATATTAGTGAGAAGGCTACCGTTCATCATGTTTATGTTTTTACAGGTGCTGGTACCTCAATGTCTTGATCGTGATTATATATGTTTGTGTTACGTTGTAATAAATGAATTGCCCTTTGGCTTCTAATGCCTTCAGGTGCATATATTGGTTCAGTCGGCTTGCTACTATTTGTAAGTTGGTATTAAAACTTGGTATATGTACAAGAAATTGACATTTTGAGGCATCAATCTGTATTTTGGAGTCTCTTCAATGTAAGTTTGCTTGATATGGGAAGTATATACATTGTATGAGCTGTGATTTGTTTTTCTTCCACTTCCAATCTTTCACGAAGAAGTGTTGTGTAATTTCTGGATTGAATTGACCATGCTGGAAAAAGCTAGTGAACCCAGGCTCATATTTTTTATATCCTGTACAAACCCATTAGTTGGACCAGATTGCTCGGCGCCATTCAAGTGCTTCTGCCTCCAAAAGTTAGTCGAAAACCCGGAGCAAGCAAACTTTTTACATTACGACGTAAAGTCTTCTATGACGCTCTCACACAAATACTTAATCCCGATTTTTCGGTAGAATCTTTTGCAGAAATGGCCTCTTTACATGTTGATGAAGAAAAAAACAGAAGTGTAGATGAATTCATCTATAATTAAAGAGAGAGACACTGAAAGGCCACAACTATAACTGTCAAGTGAACACTTGACTTGCATAATTAAAGAGCCCAAAGCATAATTTATgaagatttaaaatattattttatgcaataaaataaaaatgagggagtaattattaattttaagggaGGAAATAATGGAGTTTcgttattttcaagtttttccGTTTTGTTTATATTTGTTTTAGCAGATTGTATTCCCATGAATCAACTAGTTTACGAAGTATGCTTTGATTTAAATGAAGAttcaattatatttatttaatttaataatttaaaattcaattttagTGGGACAATCTGATATTTCATGAGAACCtagaatatatttatttaattcaaaacTGCCTTTGCCAGAAAACTCAACTATGTGCTTGATTCAACCTGAAATGCTTAAGTTTTGCCGTCCTGTTGATTAATTTCTGAAAACAGAAACACTTGCAAGAAAATAGAAAGGTTTTGGTAGAGTAAAGGAAGCCTCCCATCAATCAACTTCCATGAACTATCAAAACAGAACATAAACTATCTGCTTGAGATAATGACTAAAACAACCCACTGATTTACAATACTCGTCATTcttcttcatgcatttgaaggTTTCTATCTTCCGTTCAAAATAACACTTCTTTTACAGCAATTTCTCAACAACGGGAGACAAATGCAGCCCAAGCATCCTTCAATCATCAAGCACAGCTTTAGTAATTCGATCATTTATCACTGAAATTAACAAAAAGTTATCCCCATAATGCATTAGATGACTGAACTAACCTGAAGGACAGAAAAAACGTTTTCGGCTATGTATTTTTGTGGGAGTGTAGCACCCCTTTGTTGCAGCTTGTCGGGGTGCAGGCACAGCCTTGCCTTTTGATATGCTTTTTTCACTTTCGGGATTTCGATTATATTCGTTAAAGGCACCGGAAACCAGCCACTGTTGGGCCATAAAACCTGAACATAGAAACAGTGGTAGATATTATTATGCATTGCATAATGAAATTCTTAGTGACACTTTAAAAAATAAGCATCGACAGGAGTCATTAGATGCAACTAATTCATCTCACATGATGCAGAGAAGATAATAGCAACCGGATGTCCGATTCTTTGCCTTTCGACCACAACCTTATCTTTTCATCCATTACTTGCATTTCTATTTGTAACTGCCATGAAGAGAGGGAGAGAGTTAAACGTTTTCTCTCTCTTAAGCTGTATATACATTATTGACCGCATTTGTGGCCAGTTACCTACCTTACTTTGATCAAATGGCTGTATTTCTTCTTCTAAAGCCCATTTTTCTTGTTGCTCATCCTACATGACAAGCAAAAGAAAAGTAATAGAGTAAACATACAGCACACTGTAAACCACATGTTGATTGTAAAAAGGGTAATGTCTCCGTGTTGTATCTATGAGCTCATATTACAAATGATATACACATACCAGTGATCTAAAACTATGTGTATGACCTGACGACTGATTCCTACCGAGATTTCCTGCAATGTTCGACATATATGGTAAGTCAATGCTGTCTAACTAATGGCAAAAAGGACATGGCAAGAAAGAAACTCTAGTTAACCTTCTAAGTGTTTACCTTTCTCACAATTTTCAGAGCCCCATTTACTCTCcaaacaatgtttatgaaactTTTCTTTTGCCCATGCGATTGCTTCGTCAACACCATTAGATTCAATCGTCCCTTCCCTATTATCAGAGTTTATTTCTATTACATAGGAGCTCATCACTTCATCTTCTTCCAGTTCCACCTGATCTTGCATCAACATATCTTCCTCAACAGCTCTTGTTTTTTGCTCCATGTCTGAATGGCAAACTGAAGAAACAGCTGAGGCTGGTGAATTGGGTTCTAAACAATCTGTAGGCACTCTGAAGCTGCCGTTAGATATCGGTTCAACACTAATGGTCTCGGGGGATGCATTTCTCGGACTAAATCCAAATGGGAAGTTCTTGAAATTCTCAGGGTATTCGTAAGTGTTGAATACAGGCTGAGTGCCTGTAAATGGTGGCAAATTCTGTTGTTTTCGGCAATCGTTTTGCATCATTCTTGTTGGATTCCACCCAGATTTAACATTAATTGGCCTGCAAAAGGAGCACGTTACCTCTTAAGTACTGTTATTGGCTAGAAGATTCGATCATATTATATAGAATCTTGATTTCCAAGAGATTTTGTTGCTTCGAATGTGCCTGCATCTCTTTTCTAGAACAGGTCGTTATATCTAGAAATCGAGTGGATTAAAATTGTTTTCTGGGAAAAATGTCACCATTTTGTTGAAGAATTGTTATTCTATGCATTAAATTCAAATGAAtcaagaaggacatcaggcaaCTCACGGCAAACACTCTCAAACAAACATACAGCAAAAGCTGAATCGAGTTatccaaaaattaaaaaaataaaaacataaattaCCCGCGCTTCGAAGCAAAAAAGGAAACATTGTCTTCTACCCATACCGCCCGCCGGATAGGACTTAACTCCTCGGAGCTTAAAATCGAtgaagaactcgtctttgacctCGATCTTGATCTCATTACCCTCTCATCATCCCACCCAAAAATATCAGTATAGAAACCACTCTTTCGACTATTATGCTGATCTCGAACACTCTTCGTCGGGATCCTGAACTCTTTCAAGCTCCGGCCAATCCTTCCCGTCGGCAGAGGCACATTCTCCGGATGCCGGAAAATCTCCTCGTAGGAAAAATTGGATGAGGAGGATATTGGAAACCCGGTGCTGAACTGGCCGGAGAGAACTGTTCGAGGTGGCCCACCGAAAACGTCGGTGAAGTCTTCGGGGTTTAGAGCGTGTTCGTGGGATATGTCGCCGGAGGCAGTTTTCCGGGTGTTGTCTTCAGTGGATGGGTATTTTGGAAATTGGGGCCGCGTGACTTTTGTCGCGGGCGTCCCAATTCTCATTCTCCAAGATTCGTCCATTACCACTGATTTCCGCCAAGAAGGAATGTTGAAGACTTGCGAGTAGTGATATCAATGATCATGATATATACATACTGCATGGGGGCGGGGTTTAcatgctcaaataattattatttacttttcatgtaaacaattttatttttttcagcaAAAAACTTCATAATTatattcttaaatttaaatttgagattaattttaGAATACATTAATTAAAAGATTGAAATGAGATAATCTACCAACCTACCTACTTGCATATATTTAACGTAGAAAGAGAGCAAAATTATATAACTCTTTAAGAGAAACCAAAAGCAAGTTGCAGAAATGAGAGGTGGCGGGACCTTTTTTTTGGAGGGGACATGCACATGCCAGTTTTCCAATAATTTGTTTCAGATCACAATCCCACTATTTTATTATATCATTCATTTATTTGGTTTTTAATATCACATAAATCAATTATTAATTGTAACTGCAGTTTGAAAGCTgagcaccattttaaaaatccattttcACACAAATACCAACCAGGAACAGCATTACTTCCAATTCCTTTGTACGTTTTCCCACCAACTAAACCAAACAATTAATAGATATCCCCAAATCCAAGTTGGTCGTGTGATCAATCTTGATCACGTCTTCATATTGTTTTTAGGGAAATTACTAATATTTACTCGTGATATTATAAATTGATCACGTCTTAATATTGTTTTCAGGGAAATCATTAATTACTAATTACTCGTGATATTATAAAACACAACCACAACAACAACTACAACAACAACAACAGGCCGAACGATGGATGATACATTAATTGACATTTGACACCGAAAAGTATATATATGGAACAATAAATCTAATGAAATGTgaattaatgggcttaattaaaaCAAAAAGTATAATTGACAACTCTCAAGGAGACAATGCATGGTGGCTTTTTATGACTTTTTTCTTTCTACCTTTTTTTCTTCTCATCTTTGCTTGATCGAACATATAAATAATCATTAATTTTCAAAAGCATATATTATTCGAATAAAAGATGTGTTTGCCTTTTTCTCCACTTTGGGCCCAAATTATATATTCTAATCTTCCCTATTCTCATTGGCAGCCGGCAGGGGAGGAGTTGTTGAATGGAGATCACATTCactgggtttttttttttttttttttatttcgatGATACTCTTAGGTCTAGCAGTGTTTCAAGTCTTTGTTCCTTAAATTTACATACATAAATCACATTGTGAAAATGGTGATCACCTCAACAGTTTCAGACAAATGAATGCATCCACCCAGATTTTAATCAATCGTTGGTACAAATGAGCTGTGGggttctaaaaaaaaaaaaaagagaagaagaTTGAATGAAAATATCTATCAAGTCACGGTTCACATGCATGCCTATATCGAACAGGTTGAGTACGGAATTCATATCTGAAATGACAAACAGATGAGCGCACGCCCGTACCAAAAAATCAAATCTCGTCTGCTAAATTTCAAAAGATAATACCACACAATATTATGTTATAATCTATATATCCCTACAATATTATATTATCCCTGTAAAAGTGTggatatttgaaaaaaatttcaattgtGAATGGACATAATTACCTTTCAtatgttttcttatttttattatcaagtaACATATATGGTAATTTCACATGTAatctattaaataataattaatactaattaaccaTATTTTATGGCTATGATTTTGTGTTTTTGACTTTCTACCCTTATCTTTTTTTcgttataatatttaattatatcatatttcattctatttcatttttaaaaaaacaatatttcattatatatatatatatatatatatatatatataaatgtgcGGATTTTTCTAATTGTAAACGAATGTGAGAGAAAAAAAGTTGAATTATATTCATAATGAAATGACTCATTATAAAGtatatagatttttaaaaagtgtggataattgatttattttccaatccaatccaatccaattgTGAAAAGACATAAATGACATCCTTATTAATAAAAATCCAAAAACTCAATAaggatatatatgtaaaattctAACAAATTGATAATGAATCATCACTACAATTACATCGATTGTAGTAATTTATATCATTTCAATAATAAAATGTAACTTCtaattaattttctcaaataattcATCTTTATACtatctttaaatattttatctttttaattttctctcaacatcatattttattgttttaatgcaaatttgtaattatatttttagtgcattttctaattaataaataataaaatatagtaTCACAAgaagaaatatgaaaaaattaattatatatgcaATAAGTAGAATAACATGataagtatataataatatgaagtttaatactaacatattttttggttttttaactaagaattgaaaataaagagtttaacaaattatttaagagaatttttatcaataattatgaatgttaatatattaataatacataaaatatgaatatcTTAGAAGAATTCAAACAGTTTAGCTataataagaaatttaaatattttagtaacactttttaaaaaattatatatcaaacGAATTTATACATTCAATAAACAAAAATTTGGTAGCATTTGAAATATCTACTAAGAATATTTAAGATTTGGATAATAAGAGTCTAAATGTAAACTCGAACATAGTTTTCAGGAACACTAAAACCAAAATCAGAACTAATTTTTCTTGACTTCAGTTCCAAAATCAGCTcgtataatatataaatttaaggcATAACTGTTAAACAATTAATTTCATTATCTCACATATTGTAtaactattttatttaatatttgaaaattgatgATAatagcaattttttttaaaaaaaattatatgtcagaaaaatttataaattcaatacaaaaaatTTGGCAATATGCGATtttttgatttataatttttaatttatatatatatatatgtttttaaattatttatgaatttttttaaaaaaaaatctacagTCAAGTATGTGACAGAAATATTGCACATAATTTGTCTATGATACAACTCTGAAACTCAAAAACAAATGATTTCAATGTTTAATACTACGActtatttgatattaaaaaatagatcataaaaaacaagtagtttgaaatgcatgttcaatgaacataatatatAAGTACTAAACACATACAAatacataatatataatttattatatattataaaattaacgatttgaattttaatttggcAAAAAATTcgaaagtaaattatataagttcttaattaatttattcgtctAATATAACAAGATATTAAACTCAActaaataacaaaatgattcaaatatattatttttaagaaaatcaaatttttttattttatcatatatGTTATTTACGTGTATCGCACGTGCTTCAGTGCTAGTATTTAAGAAGCTCGATGAATATTCGTACTACACGCATACATTATTTCTGATATCGATAGATTAATGCACTGGGTGAATCTGACGAAACTTTGTTCATTGCATTTGGATTGACACACAGATTTCAAGAAAGGGAGGGTTAGAGATTGTtgagtttaattttttatgcCATGGAGCTCAAATAAATGTGTTAACCCCTCCATCCAAGTTTCAAACAAACATGCACGATATAATTCAAATGATAAATTTCGCATAACGTAAAAACCCCATAAGTTCATCTTTTGAACCCGCTACAAAAAGATGAGATATCAAAAATTAATCGTCCATTTATGATCATTATCATTTCTCGAGATCCCGAAATCGCAGGgggtttttaaaaaacaaaaaaagatgCGATAATATGAGATGTTTTGCTTTGTACTTCTGAGACGGTCCATACATCCTACATTAGATAGAAGAGCTAAGGTATCACTTGACCCGGACTTGATGCTGTGGTGCTATTTCATCATCAAAGAAAACTCATGAATAAACTGgccaaattcactaaaaaattTGCAGTCAGGGTCGGCGTGTGAATTAAATTAGGGAGAAAAGGAAGAGAATATTGGTCATTTTATAAATCAGTCATGACATTATAAGCA is a window encoding:
- the LOC142528107 gene encoding uncharacterized protein LOC142528107 isoform X2: MDESWRMRIGTPATKVTRPQFPKYPSTEDNTRKTASGDISHEHALNPEDFTDVFGGPPRTVLSGQFSTGFPISSSSNFSYEEIFRHPENVPLPTGRIGRSLKEFRIPTKSVRDQHNSRKSGFYTDIFGWDDERVMRSRSRSKTSSSSILSSEELSPIRRAVWVEDNVSFFASKRGPINVKSGWNPTRMMQNDCRKQQNLPPFTGTQPVFNTYEYPENFKNFPFGFSPRNASPETISVEPISNGSFRVPTDCLEPNSPASAVSSVCHSDMEQKTRAVEEDMLMQDQVELEEDEVMSSYVIEINSDNREGTIESNGVDEAIAWAKEKFHKHCLESKWGSENCEKGNLGRNQSSGHTHSFRSLDEQQEKWALEEEIQPFDQSKLQIEMQVMDEKIRLWSKGKESDIRLLLSSLHHVLWPNSGWFPVPLTNIIEIPKVKKAYQKARLCLHPDKLQQRGATLPQKYIAENVFSVLQDAWAAFVSRC
- the LOC142528108 gene encoding CBL-interacting protein kinase 23-like isoform X2; this encodes MSSKSSVGGGSGSESASGRTRVGKYEFGRTLGEGSFGKVKFARNLETGENMAIKIIDKSKVLKHKMISQIKCEISTMKLIRHPNVIRMHEIMASKSKIFIVMEFVNGGELFDKIATRGRLGEDEARKYFQQLVNAVDYCHSRGVYHRDLKPENLLLNVNGVLKVSDFGLSALSQQVWEDGLLHTACGTPNYVAPEVIKSKGYDGAKADIWSCGVVLFVLMAGYLPFEESNLMVLYKKIFAAQFICPPWFSTSSKNLLKRILDPNPLTRITIAEVLENGWFKKGYKKPIFECEEVALDDVDALFNESADSPNFVVEMQEEQQPTPPLLMTAFELISFSQGLNLNSLFEKQMGFAERETRFASKCSANEIASKLEQAAGSLGFDVKKKNYKMKLHGEKSGRKGHLSIATEIFEVAPSLHIVQLHKTGGDTLEFHKVLLLLVTLKDGTTGLKI
- the LOC142528107 gene encoding uncharacterized protein LOC142528107 isoform X1 yields the protein MDESWRMRIGTPATKVTRPQFPKYPSTEDNTRKTASGDISHEHALNPEDFTDVFGGPPRTVLSGQFSTGFPISSSSNFSYEEIFRHPENVPLPTGRIGRSLKEFRIPTKSVRDQHNSRKSGFYTDIFGWDDERVMRSRSRSKTSSSSILSSEELSPIRRAVWVEDNVSFFASKRGPINVKSGWNPTRMMQNDCRKQQNLPPFTGTQPVFNTYEYPENFKNFPFGFSPRNASPETISVEPISNGSFRVPTDCLEPNSPASAVSSVCHSDMEQKTRAVEEDMLMQDQVELEEDEVMSSYVIEINSDNREGTIESNGVDEAIAWAKEKFHKHCLESKWGSENCEKGKHLEGNLGRNQSSGHTHSFRSLDEQQEKWALEEEIQPFDQSKLQIEMQVMDEKIRLWSKGKESDIRLLLSSLHHVLWPNSGWFPVPLTNIIEIPKVKKAYQKARLCLHPDKLQQRGATLPQKYIAENVFSVLQDAWAAFVSRC
- the LOC142528108 gene encoding CBL-interacting serine/threonine-protein kinase 23-like isoform X3; amino-acid sequence: MSSKSSVGGGSGSESASGRTRVGKYEFGRTLGEGSFGKVKFARNLETGENMAIKIIDKSKVLKHKMISQIMASKSKIFIVMEFVNGGELFDKIATRGRLGEDEARKYFQQLVNAVDYCHSRGVYHRDLKPENLLLNVNGVLKVSDFGLSALSQQVWEDGLLHTACGTPNYVAPEVIKSKGYDGAKADIWSCGVVLFVLMAGYLPFEESNLMVLYKKIFAAQFICPPWFSTSSKNLLKRILDPNPLTRITIAEVLENGWFKKGYKKPIFECEEVALDDVDALFNESADSPNFVVEMQEEQQPTPPLLMTAFELISFSQGLNLNSLFEKQMGFAERETRFASKCSANEIASKLEQAAGSLGFDVKKKNYKMKLHGEKSGRKGHLSIATEIFEVAPSLHIVQLHKTGGDTLEFHKFYKNLSAGLKDIVWKTDDGVNIEANNGAGTSMS
- the LOC142528108 gene encoding CBL-interacting protein kinase 23-like isoform X4, with the translated sequence MSSKSSVGGGSGSESASGRTRVGKYEFGRTLGEGSFGKVKFARNLETGENMAIKIIDKSKVLKHKMISQIKCEISTMKLIRHPNVIRMHEIMASKSKIFIVMEFVNGGELFDKIATRGRLGEDEARKYFQQLVNAVDYCHSRGVYHRDLKPENLLLNVNGVLKVSDFGLSALSQQVWEDGLLHTACGTPNYVAPEVIKSKGYDGAKADIWSCGVVLFVLMAGYLPFEESNLMVLYKKIFAAQFICPPWFSTSSKNLLKRILDPNPLTRITIAEVLENGWFKKGYKKPIFECEEVALDDVDALFNESADSPNFVVEMQEEQQPTPPLLMTAFELISFSQGLNLNSLFEKQMGFAERETRFASKCSANEIASKLEQAAGSLGFDVKKKNYKVDGIFFGGLWFPFACFPGTCYP
- the LOC142528108 gene encoding CBL-interacting protein kinase 23-like isoform X1, with the translated sequence MSSKSSVGGGSGSESASGRTRVGKYEFGRTLGEGSFGKVKFARNLETGENMAIKIIDKSKVLKHKMISQIKCEISTMKLIRHPNVIRMHEIMASKSKIFIVMEFVNGGELFDKIATRGRLGEDEARKYFQQLVNAVDYCHSRGVYHRDLKPENLLLNVNGVLKVSDFGLSALSQQVWEDGLLHTACGTPNYVAPEVIKSKGYDGAKADIWSCGVVLFVLMAGYLPFEESNLMVLYKKIFAAQFICPPWFSTSSKNLLKRILDPNPLTRITIAEVLENGWFKKGYKKPIFECEEVALDDVDALFNESADSPNFVVEMQEEQQPTPPLLMTAFELISFSQGLNLNSLFEKQMGFAERETRFASKCSANEIASKLEQAAGSLGFDVKKKNYKMKLHGEKSGRKGHLSIATEIFEVAPSLHIVQLHKTGGDTLEFHKFYKNLSAGLKDIVWKTDDGVNIEANNGAGTSMS